One Mesorhizobium sp. L-2-11 genomic region harbors:
- a CDS encoding creatininase family protein → MAGTKRRVWWGDYRTTEYATIDPEATIAVLPVAAIEQHGPHLPVSTDTSIMNGMLETVIERLPGDLDIRILPVQAVGKSNEHLHAPGTLTLPAATLIEAWTELGLSIARAGLRKLIVVNSHGGNEEIMGIMTRELRVRAKMLAVKTNWQRFGRPAGMYTELEDRHGIHGGDVETSLMLHFRPDLVDMAKADNFVSNVARAEKEFALLRHTGTHAFAWLATDLNPNGVVGDASIATAEKGRLTANHQADGFISLLKDVRKAKLADWLA, encoded by the coding sequence ATGGCCGGAACAAAAAGACGCGTGTGGTGGGGCGACTACCGGACGACAGAATACGCCACCATCGACCCGGAGGCGACGATCGCCGTCCTGCCGGTGGCGGCGATCGAACAGCACGGGCCGCATCTGCCGGTTTCGACTGACACCTCGATCATGAACGGCATGCTCGAAACGGTGATCGAGCGCCTGCCTGGCGATCTCGACATCCGCATCCTGCCGGTCCAGGCGGTGGGCAAGTCGAACGAGCACCTGCATGCGCCGGGAACCCTCACCCTGCCGGCGGCGACCTTGATCGAGGCCTGGACCGAGCTTGGCCTATCGATCGCGCGGGCCGGGCTAAGAAAGCTGATCGTCGTCAACTCGCATGGCGGCAACGAGGAGATCATGGGCATCATGACGCGAGAATTGCGCGTGCGGGCAAAGATGCTGGCGGTGAAGACGAATTGGCAGCGCTTTGGCCGGCCGGCCGGCATGTACACCGAGCTTGAGGACCGCCACGGCATCCATGGCGGCGATGTCGAGACCTCGCTGATGCTGCATTTCCGGCCGGATCTGGTCGACATGGCAAAGGCCGACAATTTCGTGTCCAACGTCGCCCGCGCCGAAAAGGAATTTGCGCTGCTGCGCCACACCGGAACGCACGCCTTCGCCTGGCTCGCCACCGACCTCAACCCGAACGGCGTCGTCGGCGATGCCAGCATTGCAACGGCCGAAAAGGGCCGGCTGACCGCCAACCATCAAGCCGACGGTTTCATCAGCCTGTTGAAAGATGTGCGCAAGGCCAAGCTGGCCGACTGGTTGGCATAG
- the cobD gene encoding threonine-phosphate decarboxylase CobD: protein MKSLDGAAALVDHGGSLGRARALFPHAPQPFVDLSTGINPHSYPFFELPATALSRLPEAARVRELAYVAASVYGAPSAANVMAAPGTQILLPRIASLVSPGRALVLGPTYAEHQRAAAIAGHAVTEIDDFEALAGADLAIVVNPNNPDGRIVQRKELLALAEKLRARGGLLIVDEAFMDVGPRPESLAGDVEHGGIVVLRSFGKFFGLAGLRLGFALADALTVERLEAQFGPWAVAGPALEYGIRALADSGWQTEMRRRLARDAARLDALFGRFGVAVAGGTTLFRYIRLADAAGLFSVLGERGILLRHFSDRPHVLRAGLPGEGEEWQRLESALADWAQQRDDDTREVRQ from the coding sequence ATGAAGTCTCTTGATGGAGCGGCGGCACTGGTGGATCACGGCGGAAGCCTCGGCCGGGCGAGGGCACTTTTTCCGCATGCGCCACAGCCCTTCGTCGACCTCTCGACCGGTATCAATCCGCACTCCTATCCGTTTTTCGAGCTGCCCGCCACCGCCCTGTCGAGATTGCCGGAAGCCGCGCGCGTGCGCGAACTGGCCTACGTCGCGGCAAGCGTCTATGGCGCGCCATCGGCGGCCAACGTGATGGCGGCGCCGGGCACGCAGATCCTGTTGCCGCGCATCGCTTCGCTGGTCAGCCCCGGCAGGGCGCTGGTGCTCGGGCCGACCTATGCCGAACATCAGCGGGCAGCGGCAATCGCCGGCCATGCGGTGACGGAGATAGATGATTTCGAGGCCCTGGCAGGAGCCGACCTTGCCATCGTCGTCAACCCCAACAATCCGGACGGGCGCATCGTCCAACGCAAGGAGCTGCTGGCGCTTGCCGAAAAACTGCGCGCCAGAGGCGGGCTGCTCATCGTCGACGAGGCGTTCATGGATGTCGGCCCGCGCCCGGAAAGCCTGGCCGGCGATGTCGAGCATGGCGGCATCGTCGTGCTGCGCTCCTTCGGCAAGTTTTTTGGCCTTGCCGGCCTGCGGCTCGGCTTTGCATTGGCCGACGCGCTGACGGTCGAACGGCTGGAGGCGCAGTTCGGGCCGTGGGCGGTTGCCGGCCCGGCGCTTGAATATGGCATCCGCGCGCTTGCGGACAGCGGCTGGCAGACCGAGATGCGGCGCCGTCTGGCCAGGGATGCGGCACGGCTCGATGCGCTGTTCGGCCGCTTCGGCGTTGCTGTTGCCGGCGGCACCACGCTGTTCCGCTATATCAGGCTGGCGGACGCCGCCGGTCTGTTTTCGGTGCTTGGCGAGCGCGGCATCCTGCTTCGCCATTTCTCCGACCGGCCGCATGTGCTGCGCGCCGGACTGCCGGGCGAGGGCGAGGAATGGCAGCGGCTCGAATCGGCACTTGCCGATTGGGCGCAACAACGCGACGATGACACCAGGGAGGTCCGACAATGA
- a CDS encoding NAD(P)H-dependent oxidoreductase, which produces MNILVLYAHPVETSFNAGLHKVIVERLTAAGHVVDDCDLYAENFDPRLTRAERLGYHDERGAGDPTAPYVARLQKAEALVLSFPVWNYGYPAILKGFFDRVFLPGVSFKLVDGKVQPSLHNIRKLAAVTTYGGSRLHAMLMGDPPRKLVKRVLRATVKPGASVSYLAHYSMNLSTDETRNRFAAKVATSMDAF; this is translated from the coding sequence GTGAACATCCTCGTGCTTTACGCCCATCCGGTCGAAACCAGCTTCAATGCCGGTCTGCACAAGGTGATCGTCGAGCGGCTGACGGCCGCCGGTCACGTCGTCGATGACTGCGATCTCTATGCCGAGAATTTCGATCCGCGGCTGACCCGGGCCGAGCGGCTCGGTTATCACGACGAGCGCGGCGCCGGTGATCCGACAGCACCTTATGTCGCGAGGTTACAAAAGGCCGAAGCCCTGGTGCTGTCGTTTCCGGTGTGGAACTACGGCTATCCGGCGATCCTGAAAGGCTTTTTCGACCGCGTCTTCCTGCCCGGCGTCTCGTTCAAGCTGGTCGATGGCAAGGTGCAGCCGTCGCTGCACAACATTCGCAAGCTGGCGGCGGTCACCACCTATGGTGGCAGCCGGCTCCACGCCATGCTGATGGGCGACCCGCCGCGCAAGCTGGTCAAGCGTGTGTTGCGCGCCACGGTCAAGCCAGGTGCCTCCGTGTCCTATCTCGCGCATTATTCGATGAACCTGTCGACCGATGAAACGCGCAACAGATTTGCGGCGAAGGTCGCAACCAGCATGGATGCCTTCTGA
- the cbiB gene encoding adenosylcobinamide-phosphate synthase CbiB, producing MSILIAFLSLLVEFAVGYPSWLLGAIGHPVTWFGRLISFLDRRLNRDTDSDALRRRRGVHALLIIVLVPATIAFAVETMLAGIPAGLILTALLATSLLSQKSLAEHVEAVADGLDNGGLDIGRVAVSQIVGRDPEKLDRAGVCRAAIESLAENFSDGVVAPVFWIGVGGLAGGVAYKAANTADSMIGHRTPRHEAFGRAAARFDDLINLPASRLTALLIVLAAFLVKGADAGNAWRTVRRDAKKHRSPNAGWPEAAMAGALGLALAGPRSYDGVMVDDAFMGEGGRRDVESMDIRRALRLYRVADVLLMGLFGLLSVIVIAA from the coding sequence ATGTCGATCCTGATCGCTTTCCTGTCACTGCTTGTTGAATTCGCTGTCGGCTATCCCAGCTGGCTGCTCGGCGCCATCGGCCATCCCGTCACCTGGTTTGGCAGGCTGATATCCTTTCTCGACCGCAGGCTCAACCGCGATACTGATTCCGACGCCCTGCGTCGCCGGCGCGGTGTTCATGCACTGCTGATCATCGTGCTGGTGCCGGCCACCATCGCTTTCGCGGTGGAAACCATGCTCGCCGGCATTCCAGCCGGATTGATCCTCACCGCGCTCCTGGCGACATCGCTGCTGTCGCAGAAGAGCCTGGCCGAACATGTCGAGGCGGTGGCCGACGGGCTCGACAATGGCGGACTCGACATCGGACGTGTTGCCGTCTCGCAGATCGTCGGCCGCGATCCGGAAAAGCTCGACAGAGCCGGCGTCTGCCGCGCGGCGATCGAAAGCCTGGCCGAGAATTTTTCCGACGGCGTCGTCGCGCCGGTTTTCTGGATCGGCGTCGGCGGGCTGGCCGGCGGCGTCGCCTACAAGGCCGCCAACACCGCCGATTCGATGATCGGCCACCGCACGCCGCGCCACGAAGCTTTTGGCCGGGCGGCGGCGCGCTTCGACGACCTGATCAACCTGCCGGCATCGCGGCTGACCGCGCTGCTCATCGTGCTGGCCGCCTTCCTCGTCAAAGGCGCCGATGCCGGCAACGCCTGGCGCACCGTGCGGCGCGACGCGAAGAAGCACCGCTCGCCCAATGCCGGCTGGCCTGAAGCAGCGATGGCCGGCGCGCTCGGCCTGGCGCTGGCCGGGCCGCGCTCCTACGACGGCGTCATGGTCGATGACGCGTTCATGGGCGAAGGCGGCCGCCGCGATGTCGAGAGCATGGACATCAGACGTGCGCTAAGACTCTATCGGGTTGCCGACGTTCTGCTGATGGGACTGTTCGGCTTGCTGTCGGTGATCGTCATCGCCGCGTGA
- a CDS encoding cytosine deaminase: protein MILASGSYHLTNARLHASLTPGLAAAFDADGFALADIAVADGKISSIAAHRQSNAPAGALDLGGRIVMPCFIDCHTHIDKGHIWPRKPNPDGTFMGALNATGADRVARWSAEDVARRMDFSLRCAYAHGTRALRTHLDSVAPQEEISWPVFETVREKWRGRIELQAACLLGIEDVRDKKWFESLAKRVAAANGVLGVVTYMLPDLEELLDRVFAQAIEYGLDLDFHADETDDISAISLKKIAEAALWNGFEGNILVGHCCSLARQPDLDVLDTLDKVAKAGLAVVSLPMCNLYLQDRRGDKTTPRWRGVTLLHEMKARGIPVAVASDNTRDPFYAYGDLDMLEVYRMATRILHFDHPVGDWPQAVTSTPARVMRLDGFGTLAAGGAADFVVFRGRNWTEMLSRPEADRIVVRDGRAIERQLPDYAELDDLMVR from the coding sequence TTGATACTAGCCTCTGGTTCTTATCATCTCACCAACGCCCGGCTTCATGCATCTTTGACGCCCGGCCTTGCCGCTGCCTTCGACGCCGACGGCTTTGCGCTCGCCGACATCGCCGTCGCCGACGGCAAAATCTCCAGCATTGCCGCGCATCGCCAGTCCAATGCACCAGCAGGCGCCCTCGACCTTGGCGGCCGCATCGTCATGCCGTGCTTCATCGACTGCCACACCCATATCGACAAAGGTCATATCTGGCCTCGAAAACCCAATCCGGACGGCACCTTCATGGGTGCGTTGAACGCCACCGGCGCCGACCGCGTTGCCCGCTGGAGCGCCGAGGACGTCGCTCGCCGCATGGATTTTTCGCTGCGCTGCGCCTACGCGCACGGCACCAGGGCTTTGCGCACGCACCTCGACAGCGTCGCACCGCAGGAGGAGATCTCCTGGCCGGTGTTCGAGACCGTACGGGAGAAATGGCGTGGCCGCATCGAGCTGCAGGCCGCCTGTCTGCTCGGCATCGAAGACGTGCGCGACAAGAAATGGTTCGAGAGCCTGGCCAAACGCGTCGCCGCGGCCAACGGTGTGCTCGGCGTCGTCACCTATATGCTGCCGGACCTGGAAGAGCTTCTCGATCGGGTTTTCGCGCAGGCGATCGAGTATGGCCTCGACCTCGATTTCCATGCCGACGAGACCGACGACATCTCGGCGATCTCGCTGAAGAAGATCGCCGAGGCGGCGCTGTGGAACGGTTTTGAGGGAAACATCCTCGTCGGCCACTGCTGCTCGCTGGCACGCCAGCCCGATCTCGACGTGCTCGACACGCTGGACAAGGTGGCGAAGGCGGGGCTCGCCGTGGTGTCGCTGCCTATGTGCAATCTCTATCTGCAGGACCGGCGCGGCGACAAGACCACGCCGCGCTGGCGTGGCGTGACGCTGCTGCACGAGATGAAGGCGCGCGGCATCCCCGTCGCCGTCGCCTCCGACAACACCCGCGATCCGTTCTACGCCTATGGCGATCTCGACATGCTGGAGGTCTATCGCATGGCGACGCGTATCCTGCATTTCGATCACCCGGTCGGCGACTGGCCGCAAGCGGTGACTTCGACGCCGGCCAGGGTGATGCGGCTCGACGGGTTCGGCACGCTTGCCGCCGGCGGCGCTGCCGATTTCGTCGTCTTTAGGGGACGGAACTGGACGGAAATGCTGTCGCGACCTGAAGCGGATCGGATCGTGGTGCGGGACGGCCGCGCCATCGAGCGCCAATTGCCCGACTATGCCGAACTCGACGATCTGATGGTGCGATGA
- a CDS encoding ABC transporter permease, whose translation MTAIDHTAVTLDPEEARRVRQERLERIGRWLLPLAIMVLAIWLWDRICIWNDIPKYILPRPGVVLQTLFDDAGLLFSSLLVTLRITFLSLALAVIGGVGLAVLFTQSKWVEMSFFPFAIVLQVTPIVAIFPLINIYVDNQTTKLLLCAWIVAFFPILSNTTLGLNSVDRNLRDMFRLNGATRWQQLRYLRLPAAMPYFLGGLKIAGGLSLIGAVVAEFVAGAQGQSSGLASRIIEAGYRLNAPRLFAALILISFTGILIFLVLSLISHLILRRWHESALKQER comes from the coding sequence ATGACGGCCATTGATCATACTGCCGTAACCCTGGATCCAGAGGAGGCACGTCGCGTGCGCCAGGAGCGGCTCGAACGGATCGGCCGATGGCTGCTGCCGTTGGCAATCATGGTCCTGGCGATCTGGCTGTGGGACCGCATCTGCATCTGGAACGACATCCCGAAATATATCCTGCCGCGCCCCGGTGTGGTGCTGCAAACGCTGTTCGACGATGCCGGGCTGCTGTTCTCCTCGCTGCTGGTGACGCTCAGGATCACCTTCCTCAGCTTGGCTTTGGCGGTCATTGGCGGTGTCGGGCTGGCGGTGCTTTTTACGCAATCGAAATGGGTGGAGATGTCGTTCTTCCCGTTTGCGATCGTGCTGCAGGTGACGCCGATCGTCGCGATCTTCCCGCTGATCAACATCTACGTCGATAACCAGACGACGAAGCTTCTGCTGTGTGCCTGGATCGTCGCCTTCTTCCCGATCCTGTCCAACACGACGCTTGGCCTCAACTCGGTCGACCGCAATCTGCGCGACATGTTCAGACTTAACGGCGCGACCCGCTGGCAGCAATTGCGCTATCTGCGCCTGCCGGCGGCGATGCCGTATTTCCTCGGCGGGCTGAAGATCGCCGGCGGCCTGTCGCTGATCGGCGCGGTGGTGGCGGAGTTCGTTGCCGGGGCCCAGGGACAGTCGTCGGGGCTGGCCTCGCGCATCATCGAGGCCGGCTACCGGCTGAACGCACCGCGGCTGTTCGCGGCGCTGATCCTGATCTCGTTCACCGGCATTTTGATTTTCCTGGTGCTGTCGCTGATCTCGCACCTGATCCTGCGGCGCTGGCACGAGAGTGCGCTGAAGCAGGAGCGCTAG
- a CDS encoding ABC transporter substrate-binding protein: MDGKVRISAGAIVLLAASTLNAAANEKITFGTNWLAQAEHGGYYQAVADGTYAACGLDVTIMQGGPQVSGRPLLLAGKIDFYMGGNMLQAFDAVQQDIPLRVVAASFQKEPQVIMSHPGQGLDRWEDLKNADQYIIGDEGAQSYFQWMITEFGFDPAKRVPYAFNPAPFIANPKSIQQGYVTSEPFAVAKEGGFQPNLFLLADYGFDTYATTIETMQATIDKRPEVVQCFVDGSAKGWYNYLYGDNAAANAAIKKDNPDISDEQIAFSIEQMKKFGIVDSGDTEKLGIGAMTDARIQSFYDKMVKAKVVPADVDIKKSYTLAFVNKGVGIDLKK, translated from the coding sequence ATGGACGGAAAAGTTAGGATTTCGGCTGGCGCGATCGTGCTGCTTGCCGCAAGCACGCTGAACGCAGCAGCAAACGAGAAGATCACCTTCGGCACCAACTGGCTCGCCCAGGCCGAGCACGGCGGCTATTATCAGGCGGTCGCTGATGGCACCTATGCCGCTTGCGGGCTCGACGTGACGATCATGCAAGGCGGTCCGCAGGTCAGCGGCCGGCCGCTGCTGCTCGCCGGCAAGATCGACTTCTATATGGGCGGCAACATGCTGCAGGCTTTCGATGCCGTGCAGCAGGACATTCCGCTGCGCGTCGTCGCCGCTTCCTTCCAGAAAGAGCCGCAGGTGATCATGAGCCATCCGGGTCAGGGGCTCGACAGATGGGAGGATCTGAAGAACGCGGACCAGTACATTATCGGCGACGAAGGTGCACAGAGCTATTTCCAGTGGATGATCACGGAGTTCGGCTTCGATCCGGCCAAGCGCGTGCCCTATGCGTTCAACCCCGCACCTTTCATCGCCAATCCGAAGTCGATCCAGCAGGGTTATGTGACCTCGGAGCCCTTCGCCGTCGCCAAGGAAGGCGGCTTCCAGCCCAATCTGTTCCTGCTCGCCGACTACGGCTTCGACACCTATGCGACGACGATCGAGACCATGCAGGCGACGATCGACAAGCGGCCGGAGGTGGTTCAGTGCTTCGTCGATGGCTCGGCCAAGGGCTGGTACAACTATCTCTACGGCGACAACGCTGCGGCCAACGCGGCGATCAAGAAAGATAACCCCGACATCAGCGACGAGCAGATCGCGTTCTCGATCGAGCAGATGAAGAAATTCGGCATCGTCGATTCCGGCGATACGGAAAAACTCGGCATCGGCGCGATGACCGACGCGCGCATCCAGAGCTTCTACGACAAGATGGTCAAGGCCAAGGTCGTGCCGGCCGACGTCGACATCAAGAAGTCCTACACGCTGGCCTTCGTCAACAAGGGCGTCGGGATCGACCTGAAGAAATAG
- a CDS encoding RidA family protein, whose amino-acid sequence MFKFLTPKSIKPPFARYSHGIEVPPGKRLVLCSGQVAITVDDQIPQDAGAQAELCFQNIAAILGDAGLGLSDIVRINAYVTDRVFLKPYMDVRDRLFTSPAPASTLMIVSGFARPEFKVEIEVIAAG is encoded by the coding sequence ATGTTCAAGTTCCTGACGCCGAAGTCGATCAAGCCGCCCTTTGCCCGCTACAGCCATGGCATCGAGGTGCCGCCCGGCAAGCGGCTGGTGCTGTGTTCTGGCCAGGTCGCCATCACTGTGGACGATCAGATTCCGCAGGATGCCGGCGCGCAGGCCGAGCTCTGTTTTCAAAACATCGCAGCGATTCTCGGCGACGCCGGGCTTGGACTTTCCGACATCGTCCGCATCAACGCCTATGTCACCGACCGCGTCTTCCTGAAACCCTATATGGACGTTCGCGATCGCCTGTTCACCAGCCCGGCGCCGGCTTCGACGCTGATGATCGTATCCGGTTTCGCGCGGCCGGAATTCAAGGTCGAGATCGAGGTCATCGCCGCAGGGTAA
- a CDS encoding tyrosine phosphatase family protein, whose protein sequence is MIHVCSLSKVEETVTRTGAERLLSLLAAGTEVTRPASIARENHLHLVMHDIAVAQEGMTMPGEEHVRSLLDFARRWDRARPLVVHCYAGISRSTASAYIIAAALAPQRCEVELAETLRALSPTATPNPRLIAVADALLDRNGRMTRAIQAIGRGAEAFEGIPFELKIG, encoded by the coding sequence ATGATCCATGTCTGTTCGCTGTCGAAGGTCGAGGAAACGGTCACGAGAACCGGGGCCGAGCGGCTGCTTTCGCTGCTCGCCGCCGGCACCGAAGTGACACGCCCGGCCTCGATCGCCCGGGAAAACCATCTGCATCTGGTCATGCACGATATTGCGGTGGCGCAGGAGGGCATGACCATGCCGGGCGAGGAGCATGTCCGCAGCCTGCTCGATTTCGCGCGCCGATGGGATCGTGCAAGGCCGCTGGTCGTGCATTGCTATGCCGGCATCAGCCGGTCTACGGCCTCGGCCTACATCATCGCGGCGGCACTGGCGCCGCAGCGCTGCGAGGTCGAATTGGCCGAGACGCTGCGCGCCCTGTCGCCGACGGCGACACCCAATCCGCGGCTGATCGCGGTCGCCGACGCGTTGCTCGATCGCAACGGCCGCATGACCCGTGCGATCCAGGCGATCGGGCGCGGCGCCGAGGCCTTCGAAGGCATCCCTTTTGAGTTGAAGATTGGCTGA
- a CDS encoding FAD-binding oxidoreductase produces MMDVSALKRDLDGLKIDDHPAIIQQKSRDFYWYSPVLKQQLDHVTGDLIVTPKTEDEVIRVLAACHRHGIPVTPRGSGTGNYGQAMPLSGGVVLNLAEMNAIKTIAPGRVVTGPGAVLADIDRATRAHSGQELRMSPSTYNTASIGGFVAGGSGGIGSIRWGGLRDLGNVIRLKTVTMEAEPRIMDLSGEEVLKVMHAYGTNGIITEVEMPLTASYDWIDVIVGFDDFIDAAGFGNDLAIQDGILAKLITPIAAPIPYDYFKRHQRFFRREQSIVVCMIAPQAIDAFVALAARSKGEIVFRADKEADLRGLPPAYELTWNHTTLRAIRVDPTVTYLQTRYPSPDHLAHVKAMIDRFGDEVPVHIEFIRFDGAIGVAGLPLVRFTTAERLDEIIRIHEDNGCWVFNPHRYTLEEGGMKQTDEVQLAFKRETDPQGLLNPGKMIAWENPDYDYRSGKSFLFKGLQKAG; encoded by the coding sequence ATGATGGACGTTTCGGCACTGAAGCGCGACCTCGACGGTCTGAAGATCGACGATCATCCGGCGATCATTCAGCAGAAGAGCCGCGATTTCTACTGGTACAGCCCGGTGCTGAAGCAACAGCTCGACCATGTCACCGGCGACCTGATCGTGACGCCGAAGACCGAAGACGAGGTGATCCGCGTGCTTGCCGCGTGCCACCGGCATGGCATTCCGGTGACACCGCGCGGCAGCGGCACCGGCAATTACGGGCAGGCGATGCCCTTGTCCGGCGGCGTCGTGCTCAATCTCGCCGAGATGAACGCAATCAAGACGATCGCGCCCGGCCGCGTCGTGACCGGTCCCGGTGCCGTCCTCGCCGACATCGACAGGGCGACGCGCGCGCATTCCGGCCAGGAGCTTCGGATGTCGCCATCGACCTATAACACCGCTTCGATCGGCGGTTTCGTTGCCGGCGGCTCGGGCGGCATCGGCTCGATCCGCTGGGGCGGGCTGCGCGACCTCGGCAATGTCATCCGGCTCAAGACCGTGACCATGGAGGCGGAGCCTCGCATCATGGACCTTAGCGGTGAGGAGGTGCTGAAGGTGATGCATGCCTACGGCACCAACGGCATCATCACCGAGGTCGAGATGCCGCTGACCGCATCCTACGACTGGATCGACGTCATCGTCGGCTTCGACGATTTCATAGATGCGGCCGGCTTCGGCAACGATCTCGCCATTCAGGACGGCATCCTGGCGAAGCTGATCACGCCGATCGCCGCGCCGATCCCTTACGACTATTTCAAGCGGCACCAGCGGTTTTTCAGGCGCGAGCAAAGCATCGTCGTCTGCATGATCGCGCCGCAGGCGATAGACGCCTTTGTCGCGCTGGCGGCGCGCAGCAAGGGCGAGATCGTCTTCCGCGCCGACAAGGAGGCCGATCTTAGGGGTTTGCCGCCGGCCTATGAGCTGACCTGGAACCACACGACGCTGCGCGCCATCAGGGTCGACCCAACGGTTACCTATCTGCAGACCCGCTACCCGTCGCCGGATCATCTCGCCCACGTCAAGGCGATGATCGACCGCTTCGGCGACGAAGTGCCGGTTCATATCGAATTCATCCGCTTCGACGGCGCGATCGGCGTGGCTGGACTGCCGTTGGTGCGCTTCACCACGGCCGAGCGGCTCGACGAGATCATCCGCATCCACGAGGACAATGGCTGCTGGGTCTTCAATCCGCATCGATACACGCTGGAAGAGGGCGGTATGAAGCAGACGGATGAGGTGCAACTCGCTTTCAAGCGCGAGACCGATCCGCAAGGGCTGCTCAATCCCGGCAAGATGATCGCCTGGGAAAACCCGGACTACGACTATCGCTCGGGCAAGTCGTTCCTGTTCAAGGGGTTGCAGAAGGCGGGGTGA
- the cobO gene encoding cob(I)yrinic acid a,c-diamide adenosyltransferase, whose protein sequence is MTDIDDRDEERHRAKMAKRKAVQDAEVAAKTVEKGLLIVNTGPGKGKTTAAFGLALRMLGYGRRVGVVQFIKGKWHTGEKDAFAAFGDRVVWHTMGEGFTWETQDLKRDIAAAEAAWAKALELMADPSISLLVLDELNIALRYDYLDLDTVVAALKGRRENLHVVVTGRNAKPALVDAADLVTEMGVTKHHFSAGVKAQQGIEF, encoded by the coding sequence ATGACCGATATCGACGACAGGGACGAGGAACGCCACCGCGCCAAGATGGCCAAGCGCAAGGCGGTGCAGGACGCCGAGGTCGCGGCCAAGACAGTCGAGAAGGGACTGCTGATCGTCAACACCGGCCCCGGCAAGGGCAAGACCACTGCCGCCTTCGGACTGGCGCTGAGGATGCTCGGCTACGGCAGGCGTGTCGGCGTCGTCCAGTTCATCAAGGGCAAATGGCATACCGGCGAGAAGGACGCCTTTGCCGCCTTCGGCGACCGGGTCGTCTGGCACACGATGGGCGAGGGTTTTACCTGGGAGACGCAGGATCTGAAGCGCGACATCGCCGCCGCCGAGGCTGCCTGGGCCAAGGCACTCGAGCTGATGGCCGATCCATCGATCAGCCTTCTAGTGCTCGACGAATTGAACATCGCGCTGCGCTACGACTATCTCGATCTCGACACGGTGGTGGCGGCGCTGAAAGGCCGGCGCGAAAACCTGCATGTCGTCGTCACCGGCCGCAACGCCAAGCCGGCGCTGGTCGATGCCGCCGATCTGGTCACCGAGATGGGCGTGACCAAGCATCACTTTTCCGCCGGCGTGAAGGCGCAGCAAGGGATTGAGTTCTGA
- a CDS encoding ABC transporter ATP-binding protein codes for MMQEKLAQAPASASGKGPMLLALRGVGKVFSNGVTALSDVDLTIREGDFLSLLGPSGCGKSTALRLIAGLATPTSGLLDWRGSSAADRSDIGFVFQEPTLLPWADVFDNVWLPLRLKGVTRAKAAPVVMEMLARVHLTGFEKAVPRELSGGMKMRVSIARAMVTKPRVLLMDEPFAALDEITRFKLNNDLLELWQDERFTVVFVPHSVFESVFLSNRVVVMAARPGRVFKELAIDASYPRNEAFRTSPAYAALCRQASDVLIGAINSTAGPHHDGH; via the coding sequence ATGATGCAGGAGAAATTGGCGCAAGCGCCGGCAAGCGCATCGGGCAAGGGTCCGATGCTGCTGGCGCTGCGCGGCGTCGGCAAGGTCTTTTCCAACGGTGTGACAGCGCTCAGCGACGTCGACCTGACGATCCGGGAAGGCGACTTCCTCAGCCTTCTCGGCCCGTCCGGCTGTGGCAAGTCGACGGCCTTGCGCCTCATCGCCGGTCTTGCAACGCCGACCTCCGGCCTGCTCGACTGGCGCGGCAGCAGCGCTGCCGACCGCTCTGACATCGGCTTCGTCTTCCAGGAACCGACGCTGCTGCCGTGGGCCGATGTCTTCGACAATGTCTGGCTGCCGCTCAGGCTGAAGGGCGTGACGCGGGCCAAGGCTGCGCCTGTCGTGATGGAGATGCTGGCGCGGGTTCACTTGACCGGCTTCGAGAAAGCCGTGCCGCGCGAATTGTCTGGCGGCATGAAGATGCGCGTATCGATCGCCCGCGCCATGGTGACCAAGCCGCGCGTGCTTTTGATGGACGAGCCATTTGCGGCATTGGACGAGATCACCCGCTTTAAGCTCAACAATGATCTTCTGGAACTGTGGCAGGACGAGCGCTTTACTGTCGTCTTCGTGCCCCACAGCGTCTTCGAAAGCGTTTTCCTCTCCAACCGCGTCGTCGTCATGGCGGCGCGACCGGGCCGGGTCTTCAAAGAGCTCGCCATCGATGCGTCCTATCCCCGCAACGAGGCCTTCCGCACTTCGCCCGCCTATGCCGCGCTCTGCCGCCAGGCATCCGATGTGCTGATCGGCGCCATCAACTCAACCGCCGGACCGCATCATGACGGCCATTGA